The following are from one region of the Arachis duranensis cultivar V14167 chromosome 10, aradu.V14167.gnm2.J7QH, whole genome shotgun sequence genome:
- the LOC107468789 gene encoding elongation of fatty acids protein 3-like, which yields MGMNMTANFMISGLQYWLVNHPTILNFQWDPPQTPFSSTMFLSAAVLSYLSLILILSVLPLPPLSPNLLKPLTALHNLSLLILSLAMSLGCALTTLSHTPHLNWAICFPPNTRPNGPLFFWAYVFYLSKILEFLDTLFIVLSRSFARLTFLHVYHHATVLVMCYLWLQTSQSLFPVALVTNASVHVLMYGYYFLSGLGIRPRWKRAVTDCQIVQFVFSFAVSGLMLYQHFYGSGCSGIWGWCFNAVFNASLLALFVDFHLKSYAKNKNKKIKHS from the coding sequence ATGGGTATGAATATGACGGCGAACTTCATGATCTCCGGCCTACAATACTGGCTAGTTAACCACCCAACCATCCTCAACTTCCAATGGGACCCACCTCAAACCCCGTTCTCCTCCACCATGTTCCTGTCGGCGGCAGTTCTATCCTACCTATCCCTGATCCTCATCCTCTCCGTCCTCCCTCTTCCGCCACTCTCCCCGAATCTCTTAAAGCCACTCACGGCACTCCACAATCTCAGCCTCCTCATCCTCTCCCTCGCCATGTCCCTTGGCTGCGCCCTCACCACACTCTCCCACACCCCTCACCTCAACTGGGCCATCTGCTTCCCTCCAAACACCAGGCCCAATGGGCCTCTCTTCTTTTGGGCCTACGTCTTCTACCTCTCCAAGATCCTCGAGTTCCTGGACACGCTCTTCATCGTTCTCTCCCGCTCCTTCGCGCGCCTCACGTTCCTCCACGTGTACCACCACGCCACCGTGCTCGTCATGTGCTACCTCTGGCTCCAAACTTCGCAGTCTCTGTTCCCGGTGGCGCTCGTGACCAACGCCTCCGTGCACGTGCTCATGTACGGCTACTACTTCCTCAGCGGGCTAGGGATCCGACCGCGGTGGAAGCGCGCCGTGACGGATTGCCAGATCGTGCAGTTCGTGTTCAGCTTCGCCGTCTCAGGTTTGATGCTGTACCAGCACTTCTACGGGTCCGGTTGCTCCGGGATCTGGGGTTGGTGCTTCAATGCGGTTTTCAATGCTTCTCTTTTAGCCCTGTTCGTTGACTTTCATCTCAAGAGTTATGctaagaacaagaacaagaagattAAACACTCATAA
- the LOC107468807 gene encoding protein RETICULATA-RELATED 1, chloroplastic, with protein sequence MSHAVFHTAQIMPMNSHVNANTLSSKPSLPPLPFIHHRRRRFLPIRASASPAEVDSDSVSMLERCFAAPAASNSSSPSSSASLGPVMKGQYGSLGAVTLEKSKLDTTQKQTKSSPELDVGGGSGGIGKKINHGGGDGGDDDGDDDDYFDDFDDGDEGDEGGLFRRRILLEELFDRKFVDAVLNEWQKTIMDLPAGFRQAYELGLVSSAQMVKFLAINARPTTSRFISRALPQGISRAFIGRLLADPAFMYRFLLEEAATIGCSVWWELKNRKDRIKQEWDLALINVLTVAACNAVVVWSLAPCRSYGNTFKFDLQNTLQKLPNNIFEKSYPLREFDLQKRIQCFLFKAAELCMVGLSTGAVQGALSNSLARKKEGRLSVTVPSVSSNALGYGAFLGIYANLRYQLLCGFDRAMVSHFDVIGVALFFSTALRVMNVQLGETSRRAWLGVEADPLAHSDELLKKVYSRPSENVEKQSSRWFISKNALVSGLGLLGIKQENAGSVGDGQSSAPKARRKRIVRKKVAAGTA encoded by the exons ATGTCTCACGCGGTGTTTCACACGGCGCAAATCATGCCTATGAACTCACATGTCAACGCCAACACCTTGTCCTCTAAACCTTCCCTTCCGCCTCTTCCCTTTATCCACCACCGCCGTCGCCGCTTCCTGCCGATTAGGGCCTCGGCGTCCCCCGCCGAGGTGGACAGCGACTCCGTCTCTATGCTAGAGCGCTGCTTTGCGGCTCCCGCGGCTTCGAATTCTTCGTCTCCTTCTTCCTCGGCTTCGTTGGGTCCGGTTATGAAGGGGCAGTACGGTTCCCTTGGCGCCGTGACGCTTGAGAAATCCAAGCTTGACACGACGCAAAAGCAAACCAAGTCGAGCCCTGAG CTAGATGTTGGGGGAGGTAGTGGAGGTATTGGAAAGAAAATCAATCATGGTGGTGGTGACGGAGgcgatgatgatggtgatgatgatgattactTTGATGactttgatgatggtgatgaggGAGATGAAGGCGGATTGTTTAGGAGACGAATACTTCTTGAAGAG CTATTTGATCGTAAATTTGTGGATGCTGTGTTAAATGAATGGCAAAAGACGATTATGGATTTGCCTGCTGGGTTTCGGCAGGCTTATGAATTG ggaTTGGTTAGCTCAGCTCAAATGGTAAAATTCCTTGCAATCAATGCCAGGCCAACCACTAGTAGGTTTATTTCACGAGCACTACCACAAGGAATATCAAGGGCTTTCATTGGCAG GTTGCTTGCAGATCCTGCATTCATGTATAGGTTTCTATTAGAGGAAGCTGCTACAATAGGTTGCTCAGTGTGGTGGGAACTTAAAAATCGGAAGGATAG GATAAAGCAGGAGTGGGATCTTGCACTAATCAATGTGCTGACAGTAGCAGCATGCAATGCAGTAGTTGTTTGGTCGCTTGCTCCTTGTCGATCATATGGCAATACATTTAAATTTGATCTACAAAATACATTGCAGAAGCTTCCAAACAACATATTTGAAAAGAGCTATCCACTAAGGGAATTTGACTTGCAAAAGAGAATCCAATGCTTTTTGTTCAAGGCTGCTGAGTTGTGCATGGTTGGTTTAAGCACTGGTGCAGTACAGGGTGCCTTGTCTAACTCTCTGGCCCGGAAAAAGGAGGGAAG GTTATCTGTGACAGTCCCAAGTGTGAGCAGCAATGCACTTGGTTATGGTGCTTTTCTTGGAATCTATGCTAATCTGAGATATCAACTTCTATGTGGATTTGATAGAGCAATGGTTAGCCATTTTGATGTCATTGGAGTCGCACTGTTCTTCAGCACAGCCTTGAG GGTCATGAACGTTCAATTAGGAGAAACTTCCAGGCGAGCCTGGCTTGGAGTGGAGGCAGATCCGCTTGCTCACTCGGATGAACTTTTGAAGAAAGTTTACAGCAGGCCTTCCGAAAATGTAGAAAAACAGTCCTCAAGATGGTTTATATCTAAGAATGCACTTGTTTCAGGCCTTGGACTACTGGGCATCAAACAAGAGAATGCAGGTTCTGTTGGTGATGGACAATCGTCAGCCCCTAAAGCTCGAAGAAAAAGGATTGTACGGAAGAAGGTTGCTGCAGGAACAGCTTAG